A genomic region of Papaver somniferum cultivar HN1 unplaced genomic scaffold, ASM357369v1 unplaced-scaffold_30, whole genome shotgun sequence contains the following coding sequences:
- the LOC113341637 gene encoding uncharacterized protein LOC113341637, whose amino-acid sequence MEEKVEVEDIVAESILDIVHEKYAHYKKTELVESAYDSVLGHLVRAICWLLWSHWLPHKNKWHCSKLHRFPTVLISGRRRRRDKRDSTREDESPVFMQVYPGMKITSDRYCN is encoded by the exons ATG GAAGAGAAAGTTGAGGTGGAGGATATTGTTGCAGAATCGATTCTGGATATTGTCCACGAAAAATATGCTCACTACAAGAAAACTGAG CTTGTCGAATCTGCTTATGATTCTGTGTTGGGTCATCTAGTTAGAGCCATTTGCTGGTTATTATGGAGTCATTGGTTACCACATAAAAATAAATGGCATTGTTCTAAACTTCACCGATTTCCAACTGTACTTATTTCAG GTCGGAGACGAAGAAGGGACAAAAGAGATAGCACCAGGGAAGATGAAAGTCCAGTTTTCATGCAGGTGTATCCTGGAATGAAAATAACTAGCGATCGGTATTGCAATTGA